One window of Akkermansia biwaensis genomic DNA carries:
- a CDS encoding beta-N-acetylhexosaminidase — translation MMRFFRPFFVLMLSGAACMAAQGQEQIIPRPVSVKYGETGPEGGIVLDAGSRVVCREKDPGFQKQARFLQQFLAQGTGLALDGPGGTNAIRIEKDASLKQYGPEAYRLEVKPGLISIRAASPRGVYYAGQSLAQMLPPAFFQSSADKSAVAWKVAEKPFSMLDYPRFSWRAFMLDEARHFFGEEEVRKLIDQMGLLKMNVLHWHLSDDAGWRIQIKKYPKLTSVGSKRKDTEVETWGSGKYAGKPHEGFYTQEQIRRIVRYAAERNITIVPEIDVPGHSAAAIVSYPELKLSARPLPEIPVSFNDGAAFDPTSERTYQFIGDVMTELASLFPGGIIHIGGDEVRYKKYWEGVPHIEAFMKKKGIKTFPDLQIMFTNRISGMLAKKGVRTIGWNEILGTDVHHDGGQGAALGRLDGKAIIHFWYGSDKIATKAIEDGHQVVNSTSHMTYINKDEQKLPLSKSYSFEPVFPGLKPRYHDQVLGLGCQVWTEWIPDADKLERRVFPRIAAYAETGWSRKEDKNYPDFLRRLKRYVEILDARGINYGETR, via the coding sequence ATGATGCGCTTTTTCCGCCCCTTTTTCGTGCTGATGCTTTCCGGCGCGGCCTGCATGGCCGCGCAGGGGCAGGAGCAGATCATTCCCCGGCCCGTTTCCGTGAAGTATGGAGAAACGGGGCCGGAGGGAGGCATCGTTCTGGATGCCGGAAGCCGCGTCGTCTGCCGGGAGAAGGACCCCGGATTCCAGAAGCAGGCCCGTTTTCTCCAGCAGTTTTTAGCACAGGGAACCGGGCTTGCTTTGGATGGGCCGGGTGGAACTAATGCCATCCGCATTGAGAAGGATGCCTCCCTGAAGCAGTACGGGCCGGAGGCCTACAGGCTGGAAGTAAAGCCCGGACTGATTTCCATCCGCGCCGCTTCCCCCAGAGGCGTCTATTATGCCGGGCAGAGCCTGGCGCAGATGCTCCCGCCAGCCTTTTTCCAGAGCAGCGCGGACAAGTCCGCCGTGGCCTGGAAAGTGGCGGAGAAGCCGTTTTCCATGCTGGATTACCCCCGGTTTTCATGGCGGGCCTTCATGCTGGATGAGGCGCGGCATTTTTTCGGAGAGGAAGAGGTCAGGAAGCTGATCGACCAGATGGGGCTGCTGAAGATGAACGTTCTGCACTGGCATTTGTCCGATGATGCGGGATGGCGCATCCAGATTAAAAAGTACCCCAAATTGACGTCCGTGGGCAGCAAAAGGAAGGATACGGAAGTGGAGACCTGGGGGAGCGGCAAGTATGCCGGCAAGCCCCATGAAGGATTTTATACGCAGGAGCAGATCAGGCGCATTGTGCGCTATGCGGCGGAGCGCAATATCACCATTGTGCCGGAGATAGACGTGCCCGGCCATTCCGCCGCGGCCATCGTCTCCTACCCGGAACTGAAGCTTTCCGCTCGCCCCCTGCCGGAGATTCCCGTCAGCTTCAACGACGGAGCGGCCTTTGACCCCACCAGCGAGCGCACCTACCAGTTCATCGGGGACGTGATGACGGAGCTGGCCTCCCTCTTTCCGGGGGGAATCATCCACATTGGCGGCGACGAAGTGCGCTACAAAAAGTACTGGGAGGGTGTTCCCCATATTGAGGCGTTCATGAAGAAGAAGGGCATCAAGACGTTCCCGGACCTCCAGATTATGTTTACGAACCGCATTTCCGGGATGCTCGCCAAAAAAGGGGTGAGGACGATCGGCTGGAATGAAATCCTGGGTACCGACGTTCACCATGACGGGGGCCAGGGAGCTGCCCTGGGACGTCTGGATGGAAAGGCGATCATCCATTTCTGGTACGGGTCCGACAAGATCGCCACCAAGGCGATCGAGGACGGCCACCAGGTGGTCAATTCCACCTCCCACATGACCTACATCAACAAGGACGAGCAGAAGCTGCCTCTGTCCAAGTCCTATTCCTTTGAGCCCGTTTTCCCCGGATTAAAGCCCAGGTATCATGACCAGGTCCTGGGGCTGGGATGCCAGGTGTGGACGGAATGGATTCCGGATGCGGACAAGCTGGAACGGCGTGTGTTCCCGCGCATAGCCGCTTATGCGGAGACGGGATGGAGCCGGAAGGAAGACAAGAATTACCCGGATTTCCTGAGGCGCCTGAAGAGGTATGTGGAGATTCTGGATGCACGGGGCATCAATTACGGGGAAACCCGCTAG
- a CDS encoding replication-associated recombination protein A: MKKDEAPSLFAAFADRPLADRLRPSALAEIVGQDHLLGEDGPIRRMADSGKLTSFVLWGPPGCGKTTLARILATRTSMHFVALSAVFSGMADLRKAFDEAAKRREYGEGTLLFVDEIHRFNRAQQDGFLPYVENGTVTLVGATTENPSFELNSALLSRCKVFVMHALDAAALDSIIERAESLLQRKLPLTPEARATLVDLADGDGRYLINLMESVFDLCRPDDVLDTEALLKIVQQRAPVYDKDREGHYNLISALHKSLRGSDTDAALYWAARMLQGGEDPLYLLRRLTRFAMEDISLADPAALQMAIAAWDTYERLGSPEGELAIAELVIYLGCAPKSNSAYTAWGAAQKAAREHGSLMPPAHILNAPTRLMKELGYGKDYAYDHDAPDAFSGQNYFPDKMPRRQFYKPPERGFEREINKRLAYWDKLRRQRAEEDSGGSGTRRSRKKPPAPEEREPS; encoded by the coding sequence ATGAAAAAAGATGAAGCCCCCAGCCTGTTCGCCGCCTTTGCGGACCGTCCCCTGGCGGACCGCCTGAGACCGTCCGCACTGGCTGAAATCGTGGGGCAGGACCATCTTCTGGGGGAAGACGGCCCCATACGGCGCATGGCGGACTCCGGCAAACTGACCAGCTTCGTCCTGTGGGGGCCGCCCGGCTGCGGAAAAACCACGCTGGCGCGCATTCTGGCCACGCGCACGTCCATGCACTTCGTGGCGCTCTCCGCCGTCTTCTCCGGCATGGCGGACCTCCGGAAAGCCTTTGACGAGGCGGCCAAACGCCGGGAATACGGGGAAGGCACCCTCCTGTTCGTGGATGAAATACACCGCTTCAACCGCGCCCAGCAGGACGGCTTCCTCCCCTATGTGGAAAACGGCACCGTCACGCTGGTGGGCGCTACCACGGAAAACCCCTCCTTTGAACTCAACAGCGCCCTGCTCTCGCGCTGCAAGGTCTTCGTCATGCACGCTCTGGACGCCGCAGCGCTGGACAGCATCATTGAACGGGCGGAATCCCTCCTCCAGCGGAAGCTGCCGCTCACTCCGGAAGCCCGCGCCACCCTGGTGGACCTGGCGGACGGCGACGGCCGCTACCTTATCAACCTGATGGAAAGCGTCTTTGACCTGTGCAGGCCGGACGACGTCCTGGACACGGAGGCCCTGCTGAAAATCGTCCAGCAGCGCGCCCCGGTGTACGACAAGGACAGGGAAGGCCACTACAACCTGATCAGCGCCCTGCACAAATCCCTGCGCGGTTCGGACACGGACGCGGCCCTGTACTGGGCCGCCCGCATGCTCCAGGGCGGGGAGGACCCTCTCTACCTGCTGCGCCGCCTGACCCGCTTTGCGATGGAAGACATCAGCCTGGCGGACCCCGCTGCGCTCCAGATGGCGATCGCCGCGTGGGACACGTACGAACGGCTGGGCTCTCCGGAAGGGGAGCTGGCCATTGCGGAACTGGTCATCTACCTGGGGTGCGCCCCCAAGTCCAACAGTGCCTACACTGCATGGGGAGCCGCTCAAAAAGCCGCCAGGGAACACGGCTCACTGATGCCGCCCGCGCACATCCTGAACGCCCCCACCAGGCTGATGAAGGAACTGGGATACGGAAAGGACTACGCCTACGACCACGATGCGCCGGACGCCTTTTCCGGACAGAACTACTTTCCGGACAAGATGCCCCGCCGCCAGTTCTACAAGCCGCCGGAACGGGGCTTTGAGCGGGAAATCAACAAGCGGCTGGCGTACTGGGACAAGCTGCGCCGCCAGCGGGCGGAAGAGGATTCCGGCGGCTCCGGAACGCGGAGAAGCCGGAAAAAGCCTCCCGCTCCGGAGGAACGGGAGCCCTCATGA